One stretch of Verrucomicrobiia bacterium DNA includes these proteins:
- a CDS encoding efflux RND transporter periplasmic adaptor subunit → MEPLDQLKIDRDQKLRPRRPVWVIFFVVFAVTGAALFFAWPRVSDSRRVMKTTETTDVLASATTDAATVPAATTNMANTTMAPAGDVVLTVSGYIINRERIELSPRFMGVVKWIGVKKGDAVTNGQVVVLLDDTEFKARLQEAAGQVSSAQAGLAKAELDYERISKLAKTDIESRQSLDDARIAVDSAKATLAMAEGARDVARAYVGWCTIRSPINGVILEKLVDPNELVTPQSFGGTRGPSTALIALADPKDLQVEIDMNEADLAKISLNQKCRVSPEAYPDRVYDGVVAEIAPEANRAKGTLQIKVQILNPDNYLTPELSAKVDFLKK, encoded by the coding sequence ATGGAACCGTTGGACCAACTCAAAATCGACCGCGACCAGAAACTGCGTCCGCGGCGGCCCGTGTGGGTGATTTTCTTCGTGGTGTTCGCCGTGACCGGCGCGGCCCTGTTTTTTGCCTGGCCCCGGGTCTCGGACAGCCGCCGGGTCATGAAAACCACGGAAACCACCGACGTGCTGGCCAGCGCCACGACGGATGCCGCAACCGTCCCGGCCGCGACAACGAACATGGCCAATACCACCATGGCGCCGGCTGGGGACGTTGTCCTCACGGTGAGCGGCTACATCATCAACCGCGAGCGGATCGAGCTCAGCCCGCGGTTCATGGGCGTGGTGAAATGGATCGGCGTCAAGAAGGGGGACGCAGTCACCAACGGACAGGTTGTGGTGCTCTTGGACGACACCGAATTCAAGGCGCGGTTGCAGGAGGCGGCCGGGCAGGTCAGCAGCGCGCAGGCCGGGCTGGCCAAGGCGGAACTCGATTACGAGCGCATCAGCAAACTGGCCAAAACGGACATCGAATCCCGGCAGTCGCTCGACGATGCGCGCATTGCAGTGGATTCCGCCAAGGCCACGCTGGCCATGGCCGAAGGCGCGCGCGACGTGGCCCGGGCGTATGTGGGCTGGTGCACCATCCGTTCGCCCATCAACGGCGTCATTCTCGAAAAGCTGGTGGACCCGAATGAACTCGTCACGCCGCAAAGCTTTGGCGGCACGCGCGGGCCCAGCACGGCGCTGATCGCCCTGGCCGATCCGAAGGATTTGCAGGTGGAAATCGACATGAACGAAGCCGACCTGGCCAAAATCTCGTTGAACCAAAAGTGCCGCGTCAGTCCGGAGGCCTATCCGGACCGGGTCTATGACGGCGTCGTGGCGGAGATTGCGCCGGAAGCCAACCGGGCCAAGGGCACGTTGCAAATCAAGGTGCAAATCCTGAATCCGGACAACTACCTCACGCCCGAGCTGAGCGCGAAGGTGGATTTTTTGAAGAAATGA